A stretch of Perognathus longimembris pacificus isolate PPM17 chromosome 1, ASM2315922v1, whole genome shotgun sequence DNA encodes these proteins:
- the LOC125353863 gene encoding protein phosphatase 1 regulatory subunit 3C-like, translating into MSCTRMIQVLDPRPLTSSVMPVDMAMRFCFAYSPPLRSFLGPYNDFQRKIFVNKLKPLKPCLSLKQEAKSQKEWKHSHNQAKKRVVFADSKGLSLTAVHVFSDLPEEPAWDLQFDLLDLNDITSGLRLHEEKNLILDFPQPSTDYLSFRNHFQKNFVCLENCSLQERTVSGTIKVKNVIFEKRVQVRITFDSWRSYRDVDCVYMKNEYGSSDSDTFSFTIDLPSVIPTEEKTEFCISYQANGQVFWDNNEGQNYQIVHVQWKPDRVQTQMTRQNCAFNQMPPKTESESIVFGSPRLASGLYPEWQSWGRIENLASYR; encoded by the coding sequence TCATGCCAGTGGATATGGCcatgaggttttgttttgcttattcgCCACCTCTGAGGAGTTTCCTGGGCCCTTACAATGACTTTCAACGAAAAATTTTTGTGAATAAATTGAAGCCTTTGAAACCATGTCTCAGCCTCAAACAGGAAGCCAAATCACAGAAAGAATGGAAACACTCACACAACCAAGCCAAGAAGCGGGTTGTATTTGCTGACTCCAAGGGCCTCTCTCTTACTGCAGTCCACGTCTTCTCTGACCTTCCAGAAGAACCTGCATGGGATCTTCAGTTTGATCTCTTGGACCTGAATGATATCACCTCTGGTTTAAGACTCCATGAGGAGAAAAACCTGATTTTAGATTTTCCTCAGCCTTCCACTGATTACTTAAGTTTCCGGAATCATTTTCAGAAGAACTTTGTTTGTCTGGAAAATTGCTCTTTGCAAGAACGAACAGTGAGTGGGACAATCAAAGTGAAAAATGTGATCTTTGAGAAGAGGGTTCAGGTCCGCATTACATTTGACTCCTGGAGAAGCTACAGGGATGTGGACTGTGTCTACATGAAGAATGAGTATGGCAGCTCAGATAGTGACACCTTCTCCTTTACCATTGACTTACCCTCCGTCATCCCAACTGAGGAGAAGACTGAGTTCTGCATTTCTTACCAAGCGAATGGGCAAGTCTTCTGGGACAACAACGAGGGTCAGAATTACCAAATAGTTCATGTGCAGTGGAAACCGGATAGGGTGCAGACGCAGATGACACGCCAGAATTGTGCATTCAACCAGATGCCTCCTAAGACTGAGTCGGAGTCAATAGTCTTTGGCAGTCCGAGGCTGGCTAGTGGCCTGTACCCAGAATGGCAGAGCTGGGGCAGAATAGAGAATTTGGCCTCTTATCGATGA